Part of the bacterium genome, TAATATTTAAGGCTATTTTCAAGTAAAATCGCTACTTCTTTTTCATTTCCCTTGAGTTCTTCCTCCAGTGCCTTATGATAATAACACTCTCCCAATGAAATATATGCCTCGATATTAGCCGGGTCTTTTTCTAATATCTTTTTGTATTTTAAAGATATATCTTGTTTGGGAGTATAAGTCTTACTTATCCCTAAAAATATAAGGCTGATGAAAATAAGAAGTAAGATTATTTTTATAATAAAATTAGGTCTTTTGTCTTTACCTCGATATATACTTTTTTTACGGACCGGGCTATATACTTTCATTGTTACTCCTTGATTGAGCCTGTGATTCAGACACTGGACATCAGACACAAGACTATAGACTCTATTTATGGAGGAAATTAGTGACATTTGGGAAACCATCCTCAAAACTTGGTGGTGTCTGAAAATAACTCTAATAGTGAAATCTATGCAGATTTGGTGTCCAAAAGGGATTTCCTCCAAAGAGCAAAATGCAAAACTCGTTTATAGTTTATGGTTTATAGTTTATAGTCTATAGTCCTTCAACTATCTACTATCAACTATAAACTATCTTTGCCAAAGTTCAGTAAAATTATCTCTTTCCTTTCAGCGTTAAAATACTTGAAGCAAAGATATTACCAAATTCCTCCAACTCTTTGAGAAACCATACTACTTCCTATTGCTCACCAATTCTTCTTTGAGAGACACTATCCTTTGGCAACTTATCGATGAATTCTATAAGTCGCAGAGTAAAGTTATACAGTCTTTTCTTGAAGTCCTTTTTGAAATTTGATTTGTAATTTTGCATTTTGATATTTGATATTTTACAGGTCTAACTCTCAGTCATCTCTCCCAAATCCTATTTTGCAGAACCCTATACACTATTTTAACCTTTATGCTAGATTAAGACACCACCCAAAACTTCACTCCCTGAATTTTTCCTAAACCTTACCTATGTCCGTGACAATGTCAGTGAAGAAACTCCTTCAACTCATCCAATACTTCCAACTCTTTCTACTCTTTCAACTCTTCCAGCAGAAGTATAGGCAGGTCTCCTCATCCTTCATTCTTCTGCAATTTCTGCCTACTTTAGTCTGAAGTCTGATGTCTATAGTCTACTGTCTGAATCACAGGCCCCTTGTAAGACAATTGTTAATTCACCCTTTGGTAGAGTTAAATTAAGTTTTTCAATCACTTCGCTTATCCTTCCTCGAAGGACTTCTTCAAATTTTTTTGTCAATTCTCGCATCACCGCCATTTGTCTATCTCCAAGAATTTCTAAGATATCATTTAGACTCTTGAGGATACGGTGCGGGGATTCAAAAAATACCACCACCCTTTTTTCTTCCTTTAATTTTTTGAGAAGTCTTATGCGGTTTTTGTGAGTAGATGGCAAAAATCCTTCAAAGATAAAATGTTTTGTCGGAAAACCTGAAATGACTAATGCTGTAAGAATAGCTGTTGGACCAGGAATCGGAACTATTCGTATTTTATTTTCTATTGCCTGACAGACTAAATCATACCCCGGGTCTGATACGCCAGGCATCCCGGCATCCGAAACTAAAGCTATATCCCTACCTTTTTGTAATAAGTTAATGAGATACTTACCTTTTTTAAACTTGTTATGTTGATAGTAAGAGGTAATTTCAGTTTTGATTTGATAATGATTTAAAAGTTTTTTTGTAACCCTTGTATCTTCAGCGGCAATTAAATCTACCTCTCTGAGGACGCGCAATGCCCTTAAGGTAATATCTTCTATGTTTCCAATTGGAGTCCCACATAGATAAAGTGTTCCCACTGATACTTTTTTATCCATAATTTTATCTATTAAATGATGATGTTGTTAATTATATCATAACTATACCTACCTTTGTCAAGAAACTTTTGCACGATAACAAAATATTATAGTAGTTATTAACGAAAATTTCTCATAGAACAGATATAGCAACAGGGTTGATGGTTTATAGTTTATAGTTTATAGTTGATAGTTTCATAGACTATCAACTATCAACAATACTAATGTGAACTTTTGGTTAATACTTACTATGATTTAATAGAAACAGGCAACAGATGAACAGAAGTGGCTTTAAATATTAAATAAACTTCAGAACCTGATTTTAGTTCCAGTGAAATTACTGATTGTTTTGTAACAAGAGAAGTTAGTGATAAATTATTGCAACTAACCTCAACGGAATAAATTGCGCCAATATTCTCAATTTTTTTAATTTCCCCTTTAAAGCAG contains:
- the rsmI gene encoding 16S rRNA (cytidine(1402)-2'-O)-methyltransferase; translation: MDKKVSVGTLYLCGTPIGNIEDITLRALRVLREVDLIAAEDTRVTKKLLNHYQIKTEITSYYQHNKFKKGKYLINLLQKGRDIALVSDAGMPGVSDPGYDLVCQAIENKIRIVPIPGPTAILTALVISGFPTKHFIFEGFLPSTHKNRIRLLKKLKEEKRVVVFFESPHRILKSLNDILEILGDRQMAVMRELTKKFEEVLRGRISEVIEKLNLTLPKGELTIVLQGACDSDSRL